One Nocardioides aromaticivorans genomic window carries:
- the mnmA gene encoding tRNA 2-thiouridine(34) synthase MnmA, whose translation MKVVAAMSGGVDSAVAAARAKEAGHEVTGIHLALSRNPKSYRSGARGCCTIEDANDARRAADVIGIPFYVWDLSDRFHTDVVEDFMDTYAAGQTPNPCLRCNEKIKFAAVLDKALALGFDAVATGHYASVVQGPAGVELHRAVDGAKDQSYVLGVLDEQQLRHSLFPLGDTPKTKVREEAAARGLLVADKPDSHDICFVADGDNTGWLREKLGDRAPNQGGEIVDEATGTVLGQHTGTYGFTIGQRKGLRLGHPAPDGRPRYVLDIEPVSGTVTVGPRERLAVERITGDRLRWCGAPLPAGTVLDGPDVTVQLRAHGAEHRAVVRVLDGQLEVELVEQAHGIAPGQAVVVYDGTRVVGSATITRADRVPAGAAG comes from the coding sequence CTGAAGGTCGTCGCCGCCATGTCCGGGGGAGTGGACTCCGCCGTCGCCGCCGCGCGCGCCAAGGAGGCCGGCCACGAGGTCACCGGCATCCACCTGGCGCTCTCGCGCAACCCGAAGTCATACCGCTCGGGCGCCCGCGGCTGCTGCACGATCGAGGACGCCAACGACGCCCGCCGCGCGGCCGACGTCATCGGCATCCCCTTCTACGTCTGGGACCTCTCCGATCGCTTCCACACCGACGTGGTCGAGGACTTCATGGACACCTACGCGGCCGGGCAGACGCCCAACCCCTGCCTGCGCTGCAACGAGAAGATCAAGTTCGCGGCGGTGCTCGACAAGGCGCTGGCGCTGGGCTTCGACGCGGTGGCGACCGGCCACTACGCGAGCGTGGTCCAGGGCCCGGCAGGCGTCGAGCTGCACCGCGCGGTCGACGGCGCCAAGGACCAGTCCTACGTCCTCGGCGTGCTCGACGAGCAGCAGTTGCGGCACTCGCTGTTCCCACTTGGCGACACCCCGAAGACAAAGGTCCGCGAGGAGGCGGCCGCCCGCGGGCTGCTCGTCGCCGACAAGCCGGACAGCCACGACATCTGCTTCGTCGCCGACGGCGACAACACCGGGTGGCTGCGGGAGAAGCTCGGCGACCGGGCGCCCAACCAGGGCGGCGAGATCGTCGACGAGGCGACCGGGACGGTGCTCGGGCAGCACACCGGCACCTACGGCTTCACGATCGGCCAGCGCAAGGGCCTGCGCCTGGGCCACCCCGCGCCGGACGGCCGCCCGCGCTACGTCCTCGACATCGAGCCCGTCAGCGGGACCGTCACCGTCGGCCCCCGCGAGCGGCTCGCCGTCGAGCGGATCACCGGCGACCGGCTGCGCTGGTGCGGCGCCCCGCTCCCGGCCGGGACCGTGCTCGACGGGCCGGACGTCACCGTCCAGCTGCGCGCCCACGGCGCCGAGCACCGTGCGGTCGTCCGGGTCCTCGACGGGCAGCTGGAGGTCGAGCTCGTGGAGCAGGCCCACGGCATCGCCCCCGGCCAGGCCGTCGTCGTGTACGACGGCACCCGGGTCGTCGGCTCGGCCACGATCACCCGCGCCGACCGGGTCCCCGCGGGAGCGGCCGGGTGA
- a CDS encoding cysteine desulfurase family protein: MEAPTVYLDHAATTPMTDVAVEAMTARLREVGNASSLHASGRRARRIVEESRETVAQALNCRPGEVVFTSGGTEADNLAVKGLFWSRRDADPVRTRVLASAVEHHAVLDPLEWLDEHEAAAVVLVPVDGLGRLRVDALAETIERDPRTVAMLTVMWANNEVGTLQPIDEVVALAHQHGIPVHTDAVQAIGSVPVDFAASGVDALSVSGHKVGGPQGVGALVVRREVDLTALLHGGGQERDVRSGTLDVPAIAGFAAAVEIAVKQQADLAARLVVLRDRLIAGVRHAVPDVVLNGDPVERLPGNVHLGFPGCEGDSLLMLLDARGIECSTGSACSAGVPQPSHVLLAMGRDAADARSSLRFSLGHTSTEADVDAVVAAIAPCVERARAARA, encoded by the coding sequence ATGGAAGCACCGACGGTCTACCTCGACCACGCCGCGACGACGCCGATGACCGACGTCGCGGTCGAGGCCATGACCGCGCGGCTGCGCGAGGTCGGCAACGCCAGTTCGCTGCACGCCTCCGGCCGCCGGGCGCGGCGGATCGTCGAGGAGTCCCGCGAGACGGTGGCGCAGGCGCTCAACTGCCGCCCGGGCGAGGTGGTCTTCACCTCCGGCGGCACCGAGGCCGACAACCTCGCCGTGAAGGGCCTCTTCTGGTCCCGCCGCGACGCCGACCCGGTCCGCACCCGGGTCCTGGCCAGCGCGGTCGAGCACCACGCCGTCCTCGACCCGCTCGAGTGGCTCGACGAGCACGAGGCCGCGGCAGTCGTGTTGGTGCCCGTCGACGGGCTCGGACGGCTGCGGGTCGACGCCCTCGCCGAGACGATCGAGCGCGATCCCCGCACGGTCGCGATGCTCACCGTGATGTGGGCCAACAACGAGGTCGGCACCCTCCAGCCGATCGACGAGGTCGTCGCCCTCGCGCACCAGCACGGCATCCCCGTCCACACCGACGCGGTGCAGGCCATCGGCTCGGTCCCCGTCGACTTCGCGGCGAGCGGCGTGGACGCGCTGTCGGTCTCCGGGCACAAGGTCGGTGGTCCGCAGGGCGTGGGCGCTCTCGTCGTACGACGCGAGGTGGACCTGACCGCGCTGCTGCACGGCGGCGGCCAGGAGCGCGACGTGCGCAGCGGCACGCTCGACGTGCCCGCCATCGCCGGGTTCGCCGCCGCGGTCGAGATCGCGGTCAAGCAGCAGGCCGACCTCGCCGCGCGGCTGGTCGTGCTCCGTGACCGGCTGATCGCCGGTGTGCGCCACGCCGTGCCCGACGTGGTGCTGAACGGCGACCCGGTGGAGCGCCTGCCGGGCAACGTGCACCTGGGCTTCCCGGGCTGCGAGGGCGACTCGCTGTTGATGCTGCTCGACGCCCGGGGCATCGAGTGCTCGACGGGTTCGGCCTGCTCGGCCGGCGTCCCGCAGCCCTCCCACGTGCTGCTGGCGATGGGTCGCGACGCCGCCGACGCCCGCAGCTCGCTGCGGTTCAGCCTCGGCCACACCAGCACCGAGGCCGACGTCGACGCCGTGGTCGCCGCGATCGCTCCCTGCGTGGAGCGGGCCCGTGCGGCCCGCGCCTGA
- a CDS encoding ABC transporter substrate-binding protein, which produces MNRRTIPLVSAIAAGLLTMSACGGEDPLASDDSGPRSDSGTVVVGSADFTESTLLAEIYAGALEAKGIKVKKTLNIGSREAYIPALQDGSIDLIPEYTGVLDQYFDKDASATDSDEVYTELQAALPKDLIVLDKSDAEDKDAVVVTRKTADKYDLASIGDLKEVAGDLTLGGPPEWKTRPTGVPGLEKLYGVKFDSFRALDAGGPLSVQALKNGQVDAANLFTTDPNIPANDFVALEDPEHLFAAQNVVPLIAKSKADETVTDALNAVSAALDTETLAGLLEQVVLDKKDAADVAKEFLAANGLD; this is translated from the coding sequence ATGAATCGACGGACGATCCCGCTGGTCAGCGCCATCGCTGCCGGCCTCCTCACGATGTCCGCCTGTGGTGGTGAGGACCCGCTGGCCTCCGACGACAGCGGGCCGCGCTCCGACTCCGGCACCGTCGTCGTCGGGTCCGCGGACTTCACCGAGAGCACCCTGCTCGCCGAGATCTACGCCGGCGCCCTCGAGGCGAAGGGCATCAAGGTCAAGAAGACGCTCAACATCGGCAGCCGCGAGGCCTACATCCCCGCCCTCCAGGACGGGTCGATCGACCTGATCCCCGAGTACACCGGTGTCCTCGACCAGTACTTCGACAAGGACGCCTCCGCCACGGACTCCGACGAGGTCTACACCGAGCTCCAGGCCGCGCTGCCGAAGGACCTCATCGTGCTCGACAAGTCCGACGCGGAGGACAAGGACGCCGTCGTCGTGACGCGGAAGACCGCGGACAAGTACGACCTCGCCTCGATCGGCGACCTCAAGGAGGTCGCGGGTGACCTCACCCTCGGTGGCCCGCCGGAGTGGAAGACGCGCCCGACCGGCGTACCCGGCCTCGAGAAGCTGTACGGCGTGAAGTTCGACAGCTTCCGGGCGCTGGACGCCGGCGGCCCGCTGAGCGTCCAGGCCCTCAAGAACGGCCAGGTCGACGCGGCCAACCTGTTCACGACCGACCCGAACATCCCCGCGAACGACTTCGTGGCGCTGGAGGACCCGGAGCACCTCTTCGCGGCCCAGAACGTGGTGCCCCTCATCGCGAAGTCGAAGGCTGACGAGACGGTGACGGACGCGCTGAACGCGGTGTCGGCGGCGCTGGACACCGAGACCCTCGCCGGCCTGCTCGAGCAGGTCGTGCTCGACAAGAAGGACGCCGCTGACGTGGCGAAGGAGTTCCTCGCCGCGAACGGCCTGGACTGA
- a CDS encoding ABC transporter permease — protein sequence MNGVISWITASEHWTGEDGVPNRLLEHLQYSFTAVVIAALIGIPLGLYIGHTGRGRFVVVNLVGAIRAIPSLGLLFVSVLLLGPRLDGDAAFLVPSEIVLVVLAVPPILAGAYAGVEEVDPAARDAAKGMGMRGTEVLAKVELPCALPLIFSGLRSGTLQVVATATIAATAGMGGLGRFLIDGLAVRDYTQMAAGAVLVAALALIVDLVFALVQRYVVSPGLTGRVGRASRSRNRRAGAAAAALQPAP from the coding sequence ATGAACGGCGTCATCAGCTGGATCACCGCATCCGAGCACTGGACGGGTGAGGACGGCGTCCCGAACCGCCTCCTCGAGCACCTGCAGTACTCCTTCACCGCGGTGGTGATCGCAGCCCTCATCGGGATCCCGCTCGGCCTCTACATCGGCCACACCGGCCGCGGCCGGTTCGTCGTGGTCAACCTGGTCGGCGCCATCCGCGCCATCCCGAGCCTCGGCCTGCTCTTCGTCTCCGTCCTCCTGCTCGGACCGCGGCTCGACGGCGACGCCGCCTTCCTCGTGCCGAGCGAGATCGTGCTGGTCGTCCTCGCGGTCCCGCCGATCCTGGCGGGTGCGTACGCCGGCGTGGAGGAGGTCGACCCGGCCGCCCGCGATGCCGCCAAGGGCATGGGCATGCGGGGCACCGAGGTCCTGGCCAAGGTGGAGCTGCCCTGCGCCCTGCCGCTGATCTTCTCCGGACTGCGCTCGGGAACCCTGCAGGTGGTCGCCACGGCCACCATCGCCGCCACCGCGGGCATGGGTGGTCTCGGCCGCTTCCTCATCGACGGCCTCGCGGTGCGTGACTACACGCAGATGGCCGCCGGTGCCGTCCTGGTCGCCGCACTCGCGCTGATCGTCGACCTCGTGTTCGCGCTGGTCCAGCGCTACGTCGTCTCGCCGGGCCTGACCGGCCGCGTCGGCCGCGCGTCCCGCTCCCGAAACCGCCGCGCCGGCGCCGCCGCGGCCGCTCTGCAACCCGCTCCCTGA
- a CDS encoding ABC transporter permease: MTWFLDHYSDVLSLAGKHIVLAGLPLVLGLVIAIPLGWLAKRYRFLHAPLIMGTGLLYTIPSLALFILMPLVIGTRILDPLNVIVAMTIYTVALLVRTVADGLSAVPDSVNQAATAMGFKRVRRLFMVELPLATPVIAAGLRVAAVSNVSIVSVAAIIGVPQLGSLFTEGFRLNYTDPIVVGIIACVLLALLFDLAIIGATRLITPWQRVRRA; encoded by the coding sequence ATGACCTGGTTCCTCGACCACTACTCCGATGTGCTCTCGCTGGCCGGCAAGCACATCGTCCTCGCCGGCCTGCCGTTGGTCCTCGGCCTGGTCATCGCGATCCCGCTGGGCTGGCTCGCCAAGCGCTACCGGTTCCTCCACGCGCCCCTGATCATGGGCACGGGGCTGCTCTACACGATCCCGTCGCTGGCGCTGTTCATCCTGATGCCGCTCGTCATCGGCACCCGGATCCTCGACCCGCTCAACGTCATCGTCGCGATGACGATCTACACCGTGGCGCTGCTGGTGCGCACCGTGGCCGACGGGCTGAGCGCCGTGCCCGACTCGGTCAACCAGGCGGCGACCGCGATGGGCTTCAAGCGGGTGCGCCGGCTGTTCATGGTCGAGCTGCCCCTCGCCACCCCCGTCATCGCGGCCGGCCTGCGCGTGGCCGCCGTCAGCAATGTCAGCATCGTCAGCGTCGCGGCCATCATCGGCGTGCCGCAGCTGGGGTCCCTGTTCACCGAGGGCTTCCGGCTGAACTACACCGACCCGATCGTCGTGGGCATCATCGCGTGCGTGCTGCTCGCGCTGCTGTTCGACCTCGCTATCATCGGCGCGACGCGTCTGATCACCCCGTGGCAACGAGTCAGGAGGGCCTGA
- a CDS encoding ABC transporter ATP-binding protein, with product MIRFDSVTKTYPDGTVAVGGLDMVAPTGKITVLVGPSGCGKTTSLRMINRMIEPTAGRIWADDRDTATMDAAELRRGIGYVIQHAGLFPHRTIAANIATVPLLLGWDKKKARARSMELLERVGLPLSFANRYPSQLSGGQQQRVGVARALAADPPVMLMDEPFSAVDPVVREQLQDEFLRLQSELGKTIIFVTHDIDEAIKLGDQIAVLRVGGKLAQLSDPAHLLAHPVDDFVADFVGRDRGYRGLGFQTVPELSLRSETTIRVGATSEEARAAGADGWALVVDDDGRPLGWIEPQRIEGVVERETLHRGGTVAAVNGTLRAALDAALSSPSRRGVIVDADGVFAGTVLGQQVLAAIENAERPAADAGATDLLGSAT from the coding sequence ATGATCCGGTTCGACTCAGTGACCAAGACATATCCCGACGGCACCGTCGCAGTGGGAGGCCTGGACATGGTCGCGCCCACCGGCAAGATCACCGTCCTCGTGGGGCCCTCCGGCTGCGGCAAGACGACGTCGCTGCGGATGATCAACCGGATGATCGAGCCCACCGCCGGGCGCATCTGGGCCGACGACCGCGACACCGCGACCATGGACGCGGCCGAGCTGCGGCGAGGCATCGGCTACGTCATCCAGCACGCCGGCCTCTTCCCGCACCGCACCATCGCGGCCAACATCGCCACGGTGCCGCTGCTGCTGGGGTGGGACAAGAAGAAGGCGCGGGCCCGGTCGATGGAGCTCCTCGAGCGCGTCGGCCTGCCGCTGTCCTTCGCGAACCGCTACCCCAGCCAGCTCTCCGGCGGGCAGCAGCAGCGCGTCGGCGTCGCCCGCGCCCTGGCGGCCGATCCGCCGGTGATGCTGATGGACGAGCCGTTCAGCGCCGTCGACCCGGTCGTCCGCGAGCAGCTGCAGGACGAGTTCCTCCGGCTGCAGAGCGAGCTCGGCAAGACGATCATCTTCGTCACCCACGACATCGACGAGGCGATCAAGCTCGGCGACCAGATCGCCGTCCTCAGGGTGGGCGGCAAGCTGGCCCAGCTGAGCGATCCCGCGCACCTCCTGGCCCACCCGGTCGACGACTTCGTGGCCGACTTCGTCGGACGCGACCGCGGCTACCGTGGGCTGGGCTTCCAAACGGTGCCCGAGCTGAGCCTGCGGTCCGAGACGACCATCCGTGTGGGCGCGACCAGCGAGGAGGCGCGCGCTGCCGGCGCCGACGGATGGGCGTTGGTCGTCGACGACGACGGTCGCCCGCTGGGCTGGATCGAGCCGCAGCGGATCGAGGGGGTCGTCGAGCGCGAGACCCTCCACCGCGGTGGCACCGTCGCCGCGGTCAACGGCACGCTCCGGGCGGCGCTCGACGCGGCCCTGTCCTCGCCCAGCCGACGCGGCGTCATCGTGGACGCCGACGGCGTCTTCGCCGGCACGGTCCTCGGCCAGCAGGTGCTCGCCGCGATCGAGAACGCCGAGCGTCCCGCGGCGGACGCGGGCGCCACCGACCTGCTCGGGAGCGCGACATGA
- a CDS encoding aromatic amino acid ammonia-lyase has protein sequence MTQGQATLRIDGHSLSCRTIAQVARDDVGVQLDPAALERAREAWEQAESIAQRRQVYGRTTGVGANRHEAVDGEAAVGHALRLLRSHAGGAGPLLRDDHVRATLVVRLNQLAAGGSGIHPRMLEALARTLVEGALPAVHRLGAIGTGDLTMLAEIGLTLAGERPWAVGGLPAVQVDLGDALALMSSNAATLAEAALACGDLQVLLRASHVVAALSYRALGGSPEAYAAAVHRAKPHPGQVLCASEMRRLLGMEGSAVAGRRIQDPFGLRAFPQVQGPALDSLADLERILEIEVNATAENPLVSTDLGDVFHHAHFHTAYVAVALDQARAALHHVAELSTARLGDLVEPGMTDLPPFLASGPPGSSGVMILEYVAQDALAQLRHAALPVTLGTAVVSRGLEDHASFSTQAARQATAAVDSFRLVLACELVAAVRALRMQDADIAHLPVGKAFDRAVEVLEPALEDRSLTADVELAAGLLPELSGI, from the coding sequence ATGACGCAGGGCCAGGCCACCCTCCGCATCGATGGCCACAGCCTCAGCTGCCGCACCATCGCCCAGGTCGCGCGGGACGACGTCGGCGTCCAGCTCGATCCGGCGGCGCTGGAGCGCGCGCGGGAGGCCTGGGAGCAGGCCGAGAGCATCGCCCAGCGACGACAGGTCTACGGCCGCACCACGGGGGTGGGAGCCAACCGCCACGAGGCGGTCGACGGCGAGGCGGCCGTGGGGCACGCCCTGCGGCTGCTGCGGAGCCATGCCGGCGGCGCCGGCCCGCTCCTGCGGGACGACCACGTGCGGGCCACCCTCGTCGTCCGCCTCAACCAGCTCGCCGCCGGCGGGTCCGGCATCCATCCGCGGATGCTCGAGGCGCTCGCGCGGACCCTGGTCGAGGGCGCCCTGCCCGCGGTGCACCGGCTCGGCGCCATCGGGACGGGGGACCTGACGATGCTCGCCGAGATCGGGCTCACCCTCGCGGGGGAGCGCCCGTGGGCGGTCGGCGGGCTGCCGGCCGTCCAGGTGGATCTCGGCGACGCCCTCGCGCTGATGAGCAGCAACGCCGCGACGCTGGCGGAGGCCGCGCTCGCCTGCGGTGACCTCCAGGTGCTGCTGCGCGCGAGCCACGTCGTGGCCGCGCTGTCCTACCGTGCGCTCGGCGGCTCGCCCGAGGCGTACGCCGCCGCCGTCCACCGGGCGAAGCCGCACCCGGGCCAGGTCCTCTGCGCGTCCGAGATGCGTCGGCTCCTCGGCATGGAGGGCTCGGCCGTGGCGGGGCGCCGCATCCAGGACCCGTTCGGGCTGCGGGCCTTCCCGCAGGTGCAGGGGCCGGCCCTGGACAGCCTCGCCGACCTCGAGCGCATCCTGGAGATCGAGGTCAACGCGACGGCCGAGAACCCGCTCGTCTCCACCGATCTCGGGGACGTCTTCCACCACGCGCACTTCCACACGGCGTACGTCGCGGTCGCGCTCGACCAGGCGCGGGCGGCCCTGCACCACGTCGCCGAGCTGTCGACGGCGCGCCTGGGCGACCTGGTCGAGCCGGGGATGACCGACCTGCCGCCGTTCCTCGCATCGGGGCCGCCGGGCAGCTCGGGCGTGATGATCCTGGAGTACGTCGCCCAGGACGCGCTCGCGCAGCTCCGGCACGCCGCGCTGCCGGTGACGCTCGGGACGGCCGTGGTCTCGCGGGGCCTGGAGGACCATGCGAGCTTCTCGACCCAGGCGGCCCGCCAGGCGACCGCCGCCGTCGACTCCTTCCGGCTCGTGCTCGCCTGCGAGCTGGTGGCCGCCGTCCGGGCACTGCGGATGCAGGACGCCGACATCGCCCACCTGCCGGTCGGAAAAGCCTTCGACCGCGCCGTGGAAGTCCTCGAACCCGCGCTCGAGGACCGCTCGCTGACCGCGGACGTCGAGCTCGCCGCCGGTCTTCTTCCGGAGCTCTCGGGCATCTGA
- a CDS encoding IclR family transcriptional regulator has translation MGVPAAEQTLAILRYLSSQARPVQATAISRSLDLPRSTTYHLLNTLIDYGFVVRYPDQRAFGLGLGAHELGSGYARQEPLQRLARRPVATLADRCGNSAHFSVLLGRDVIYVIEERAPGRPLLVTDVGVRLPAMTTASGRAMLAALPPAQVKALYGDRDAFVGHGPDAPTSLSTLRRLLVDVRARGWSTEDGEVSEGMASIAMPVLDGTGYPVAAVAVTFPEAERTPDLVEKLVAEVQETTSVISRRLTG, from the coding sequence ATGGGAGTGCCGGCCGCGGAGCAGACGCTGGCCATCCTCCGCTACCTGTCGAGCCAGGCCCGGCCGGTGCAGGCCACGGCGATCTCCCGCTCCCTCGACCTCCCCCGCTCGACGACGTACCACCTGCTCAACACCCTGATCGACTACGGCTTCGTCGTGCGCTACCCCGACCAGCGTGCGTTCGGGCTGGGGTTGGGGGCGCACGAGCTCGGCAGCGGCTACGCACGACAGGAGCCGCTGCAGCGACTGGCGCGGCGTCCCGTCGCGACGCTGGCCGACCGCTGCGGCAACAGCGCGCACTTCTCCGTCCTGCTCGGTCGCGACGTGATCTACGTGATCGAGGAGCGCGCGCCGGGTCGGCCGCTGCTCGTCACCGACGTCGGCGTGCGCCTGCCAGCGATGACGACCGCATCCGGCCGGGCGATGCTCGCGGCACTGCCGCCGGCCCAGGTCAAGGCGCTCTACGGCGACCGAGACGCCTTCGTCGGCCACGGCCCGGACGCACCGACCTCGCTCTCCACGCTCCGCCGGCTCCTGGTCGACGTCCGCGCCCGCGGCTGGTCCACCGAGGACGGCGAGGTCAGCGAGGGCATGGCGTCGATCGCGATGCCCGTCCTGGACGGGACGGGCTATCCCGTCGCAGCCGTCGCCGTCACGTTCCCCGAGGCCGAGCGGACCCCGGACCTGGTGGAGAAGCTCGTCGCCGAGGTGCAGGAGACCACGAGCGTGATCTCGCGACGCCTGACCGGTTGA
- the proB gene encoding glutamate 5-kinase, producing the protein MSERGAVTSARRIVVKVGSSSLTTASGGIDPERISALVDVLAAARERGAEVVLVSSGAIAAGLAPLGLKKRPRALAAQQAAASVGQGLLVHRYTEELARHGLTAGQVLLTLDDVTRRSHYRNASQTFTQLLELGVIPIVNENDTVATTEIRFGDNDRLAALVAHLVHADLLVLLSDVDGLYDGPPSRPGTRLIAEVRGQADLAGVTVGSVGTAGVGTGGMVTKVEAASIATGSGIPVVLTSADNAAAAISGEPVGTLFHATGKRRPTRLLWLRHATEGKGALLLDAGAVRAVVERRASLLAAGVTGVQGDFSAGDPVDILDPEGRVVGRGLVNFDASEIPTLQGRSSKDLKRELGAGYEREVIHRDDLVVL; encoded by the coding sequence GTGAGTGAGCGCGGGGCGGTGACGTCCGCCCGCCGGATCGTGGTCAAGGTCGGCTCCTCGTCCCTGACGACCGCCTCGGGCGGCATCGACCCGGAGCGGATCAGCGCGCTCGTCGACGTCCTCGCCGCCGCCCGCGAGCGCGGCGCGGAGGTGGTGCTGGTGTCGTCGGGCGCCATCGCCGCCGGCCTGGCGCCGCTGGGGCTGAAGAAGCGCCCCCGCGCCCTCGCGGCCCAGCAGGCGGCCGCCTCGGTCGGCCAGGGCCTGCTCGTGCACCGCTACACCGAGGAGCTGGCCCGCCACGGCCTCACCGCCGGCCAGGTGCTGCTCACGCTCGACGACGTCACGCGACGCTCGCACTACCGCAACGCCTCGCAGACCTTCACCCAGCTGCTCGAGCTCGGCGTGATCCCGATCGTCAACGAGAACGACACGGTGGCGACCACCGAGATCCGGTTCGGCGACAACGACCGGCTCGCCGCCCTCGTGGCGCACCTCGTCCACGCCGACCTGCTGGTGCTGCTCTCCGACGTCGACGGCCTGTACGACGGCCCGCCGTCGCGCCCCGGCACCCGACTCATCGCCGAGGTGCGCGGGCAGGCGGACCTCGCGGGCGTCACGGTCGGCTCCGTCGGCACCGCGGGGGTCGGCACGGGCGGCATGGTGACCAAGGTCGAGGCGGCCTCGATCGCCACGGGCTCCGGCATCCCGGTCGTCCTCACCTCGGCCGACAACGCCGCGGCCGCGATCTCCGGCGAGCCGGTCGGCACGCTCTTCCACGCCACCGGCAAGCGCCGGCCGACCCGGCTGCTGTGGCTGCGCCACGCGACCGAGGGCAAGGGCGCGCTGCTCCTCGACGCCGGTGCCGTCCGGGCGGTCGTGGAGCGCCGGGCCTCCCTCCTCGCGGCCGGCGTCACCGGCGTGCAGGGCGACTTTTCCGCCGGCGACCCGGTCGACATCCTCGACCCCGAGGGCCGCGTGGTCGGCCGCGGGCTGGTCAACTTCGACGCCTCCGAGATCCCGACGCTGCAAGGGCGGTCCTCGAAGGACCTCAAGCGCGAGCTCGGGGCCGGCTACGAGCGCGAGGTCATCCACCGCGACGACCTCGTCGTGCTCTGA
- the obgE gene encoding GTPase ObgE, with protein sequence MAVPTFVDRVTLSVSAGRGGNGVASVHREKFKPLGGPDGGNGGPGGSVILRVDPDVTTLLDYHHSPRRKAEHGGHGAGDRRNGAHGADLVLAVPAGTVVKERNGTVIADLVAPGTEIVIAQGGRGGLGNASLASKTRKAPGFALLGEPGEELDVVLELKVVADIGLVGFPSAGKSSLIAAISRARPKIADYPFTTLVPNLGVVTAGDTTFTVADVPGLIEGAAEGRGLGHDFLRHIERCAALVHVLDTATLEPGRNPVDDLDVIEDELRRYGGLEDRPRLVALNKVDVPDGRGIAELVIEELRERGLRVFEISAVSGEGTRELIYAMAEIVAEARRAKAAEIPARIVVRPKAFDDDGFTVKRTGAGWRVVGTKPERWVRQTDFSNDEAVGYLADRLNRLGVEAKLLELGAVEGDAVLIGSVDDAVVFDFKPGIDAGAENLSRRGEDDRFHEARPAAARRREIQEQMDERAENETRADVARRLDRPDEYGPTSYEIGSEDDPDARPVSLEDDWLEDDPGE encoded by the coding sequence ATGGCTGTGCCCACCTTCGTCGACCGCGTGACCCTCTCCGTGTCAGCCGGTCGAGGCGGCAACGGCGTGGCATCGGTCCACCGCGAGAAGTTCAAGCCGCTCGGTGGCCCCGACGGCGGCAACGGCGGTCCCGGCGGCTCGGTGATCCTGCGGGTCGACCCCGATGTCACCACGCTGCTCGACTACCACCACAGCCCGCGCCGCAAGGCCGAGCACGGCGGCCACGGCGCCGGCGACCGCCGCAACGGGGCCCACGGGGCCGACCTGGTGCTCGCCGTACCCGCCGGCACGGTGGTCAAGGAGCGAAACGGCACGGTCATCGCCGACCTCGTCGCGCCCGGCACCGAGATCGTGATCGCCCAGGGCGGCCGCGGCGGCCTCGGCAACGCGTCGCTGGCCTCCAAGACCCGCAAGGCGCCCGGCTTCGCGCTGCTCGGCGAGCCGGGCGAGGAGCTCGACGTCGTCCTCGAGCTCAAGGTCGTCGCCGACATCGGGCTGGTCGGCTTCCCGAGCGCGGGCAAGTCCAGCCTGATCGCCGCGATCTCCCGGGCGCGGCCCAAGATCGCCGACTACCCGTTCACCACCCTGGTCCCCAACCTCGGCGTCGTCACCGCGGGCGACACCACCTTCACCGTCGCCGACGTGCCCGGCCTGATCGAGGGCGCGGCCGAGGGCCGCGGCCTGGGCCACGACTTCCTGCGCCACATCGAGCGCTGCGCCGCGCTGGTGCACGTCCTCGACACCGCGACCCTCGAGCCGGGCCGCAACCCCGTCGACGACCTCGACGTGATCGAGGACGAGCTGCGCCGGTACGGCGGCCTGGAGGACCGGCCGCGCCTGGTCGCCCTCAACAAGGTCGACGTCCCCGACGGTCGCGGCATCGCCGAGCTGGTCATCGAGGAGCTGCGCGAGCGCGGTCTGCGGGTCTTCGAGATCTCCGCGGTGTCCGGCGAGGGCACCCGCGAGCTGATCTACGCGATGGCCGAGATCGTCGCTGAGGCGCGGCGGGCGAAGGCCGCCGAGATCCCCGCGCGGATCGTCGTCCGGCCCAAGGCCTTCGACGACGACGGCTTCACGGTCAAGCGCACGGGCGCCGGGTGGCGGGTGGTGGGCACCAAGCCGGAGCGCTGGGTGCGGCAGACCGACTTCAGCAACGACGAGGCCGTCGGCTACCTCGCCGACCGGCTCAACCGCCTGGGCGTCGAGGCGAAGCTGCTCGAGCTGGGCGCGGTGGAGGGCGACGCCGTCCTCATCGGCTCCGTCGACGACGCCGTGGTGTTCGACTTCAAGCCGGGTATCGACGCGGGCGCCGAGAACCTCTCGCGCCGCGGCGAGGACGACCGCTTCCACGAGGCCCGTCCGGCCGCCGCGCGCCGCCGCGAGATCCAGGAGCAGATGGACGAGCGCGCCGAGAACGAGACCCGCGCCGACGTGGCCCGGCGACTCGACCGGCCCGACGAGTACGGCCCCACGTCGTACGAGATCGGCTCCGAGGACGACCCGGACGCCAGGCCGGTCTCGCTCGAGGACGACTGGCTGGAGGACGACCCCGGTGAGTGA